The genomic DNA AGTAATTCTTAAAAAACGCTGTTCATCAACTTGAAACATGACCTTAATGCGATCGCTACCTGGAAAACCTGGGGGTGTAAGTTGGGCAATATTTCTTGCTCCTTGATGATCATTCAGGGGTTTAACGGTGGTAGTTGAAGATTGTAACTTGCGAGTTACCAAGCGATCGCCATCAAAATAAACTTCTGTAGCTCCGGTTTCTGCCCCTAATTCGCCGATAATTAACTCTACACTAGGTTGATTTTCTTGAGAAGCACCCAAAATTATTTCCACTGGTTTACTCATGGGATAAGCTTGACCGGCTTTAATAATTGGTTGCCAACTGTGACGTTGGTGACGACGATCCCAGTAACGTACTCCATAGCTATGATACAAATAGTCTTTAATTTCTAAACCTTGGGTAATTTGTAGCGCACCTTGGGCGATCGCTTCAAAAGGACGTTCACAACGAATTTTTTCCGGTTCAAAATATTGTTGTATCCATGTTTGCACTGCGGGTAATTGTACAGATCCACCCACCAACAAAACCGCATTAATATCATCTAAGTCTATACTTTGACGACGGGCTTGTTGTAGCAAAGTCATCATCGCTTCATGCAGCTTCTCAAAAAATCCATTATCTTTGAGGATATTTTCTAAAGTTTGCCGATTTAGATCCAATTCATAACTTTCAAAAGTTTGATCATTAAAATAAACTTCACTCGCTTGTTGTTGGCTAGACAACTGAATTTTCAACCGTTCGGCTAACCTAGTAATAATAGAATTCACCGATAAACCTTGAGTTTTGACAAAATAATCAACTATCCAATTATCAATATCTGTACCACCTAAATTTTGCCCTGCTTTTGCTAAAACACGGGCTGTTTTTACCTTTTGTTGGGAATCTTCAGCTAAGGATTTTTTTCCCCATTTTAATAAAAATCCGACTGGTTTATTATTAGTTTCTGCTTTTTGGTATAAACTCACCAAAGATAAATCTAAAGTCCCACCACCAAAATCTATGACTAAAAGATTATCTTGTGCTGTTAAACCATAACCCAAAGCTGCGGCTGTAGGTTCATCTAACATTCGTACTTGTTCTACAGGCAGTGTTTGAAGTACATTACCTAACCAGTGACGATAGGCTTCAAAACTGTCCACTGGTACAGTTAACACCAAAGAATCTAAACCGCCTTCTGTTAATACTAATTCTTCAACTATCCTACTTAAAAACCAGTTGCCAACTTTTTCAAAAGTGATGATTTCCCCATCTAATTCCGGTAAAAAACCCTGAATGTCTGCCCCTATTCCTCGTTTAAAACCACGGAAAAATCTCTTATCACCTTGAAAATCTAAGCCCCGATCGCGTACTTGCTGGCCAACTACCACTTGATTCTGACTAGCTGCTTCCACATAAACTAAGCTAGGAATCAAGGGAGGATTAAGACTTTGCTGTAGAGATAAACCCGGTAAAGTCAAGGTTTCCGGTTGCTGGGTGACAGAGTTCCAGCGGGTAATTACTGTGTTGCTAGTACCAAAATCAATCGCTATCGCCATATCTGATTTAAGGATTATGCACCAGGATGAAAATACGTAAGTAAAATTAATATATCCTTAAATTATCAAAAAAGTAGCAACTTTTGTGAGATTAAATTGGTCAAAGGGTTAAACCCAGATTTCTCACAATTTTGATCTCACATTTCGCACTTCATTGTGTAGTACAGACACGAGTGTAATAAGTAGCAGAAATAGTTTAAATATAAAAACGTAGTTAAGTCAGTAACAAATATAGAAGGAGTTAAAAAATGGCACGCACCAACCCCCACACCCTACAAATGCAAATTACCACAATGTTCAGAGATGGACAATCATTCTTTGCATTAACCAAAGTCCAAGACTGGTTAAAAGAACATAATCAAAACCCTTTAGAATATGATGTTATTTTCCATCAAAAACCCGCACCTCCTGGTTCAAAGGAAGTAATAGCAATAGAAATAGAACTGCAACGCAAAGATGGACAACCAGTAGATCCTTGGTTACAGGAACAAGCTAATTTACACGCTTAAATTTTAGTTATTCAAAATTCCCAATAAACAGATAAATAACCTACGGAATTATCTTTGATATTCCTGTTATTCATAATAACACCATTTAAGAATTATCAAAATGACAACACATCAACGTTGGGTTTTTGCTTTTTGGGTTTATTTGGGAATTTTATTTTCTAT from Okeanomitos corallinicola TIOX110 includes the following:
- a CDS encoding Hsp70 family protein gives rise to the protein MAIAIDFGTSNTVITRWNSVTQQPETLTLPGLSLQQSLNPPLIPSLVYVEAASQNQVVVGQQVRDRGLDFQGDKRFFRGFKRGIGADIQGFLPELDGEIITFEKVGNWFLSRIVEELVLTEGGLDSLVLTVPVDSFEAYRHWLGNVLQTLPVEQVRMLDEPTAAALGYGLTAQDNLLVIDFGGGTLDLSLVSLYQKAETNNKPVGFLLKWGKKSLAEDSQQKVKTARVLAKAGQNLGGTDIDNWIVDYFVKTQGLSVNSIITRLAERLKIQLSSQQQASEVYFNDQTFESYELDLNRQTLENILKDNGFFEKLHEAMMTLLQQARRQSIDLDDINAVLLVGGSVQLPAVQTWIQQYFEPEKIRCERPFEAIAQGALQITQGLEIKDYLYHSYGVRYWDRRHQRHSWQPIIKAGQAYPMSKPVEIILGASQENQPSVELIIGELGAETGATEVYFDGDRLVTRKLQSSTTTVKPLNDHQGARNIAQLTPPGFPGSDRIKVMFQVDEQRFLRITVEDLLTNNTLVDNQLVAQLS